Below is a window of Undibacterium sp. YM2 DNA.
TCGTCACTTCGGTCGCGGGTACATAACTGCCAACGTAGGCGAGCAGCGTGATCAGGGCAACCTGACGCATAAAGGTCGATTTACCACCCATGTTAGGGCCGGTGATCAACAATAATTTGCGCTCGGCAGAAAAATCACAATCATTGGCGATAAAGCGTTCTATCTGGTTTTCGACCACAGGATGGCGACCCTGGACGATATGCAGGGTAGGTTCATCCACCAATTGCGGTGCGCACCAGTTATTCTTGGTCGCATGCTCAGCCAGGCTGACCAGAGTGTCGAGTTGGGCAATCGCATTTGCCACTCTTTGCAACAAGGGTACTTGCGGCAACAGATCTTGTAACAGACGCTCATACAACATCTTTTCACGTACCAGGGCACGTTCTTGTGCCGATAATGCCTTGTCTTCAAAGGCTTTCAATTCTGGTGTGATGTAGCGCTCAGCATTTTTCAGGGTCTGGCGACGGCGGTAATTATCCGGCACTTTATCGCTTTGTCCGTTTGTGACTTCAATATAAAAGCCATGCACACGGTTGTATTCAACACGCAGATTGGCAATGCCTGTGCGTTCACGTTCAGACACTTCGAGGTCTATCAGGAATTGCCCGGCATTCTCAGAAAGAGCGCGCAATTCATCGAGCTCTGCATCAAAGCCGGCGGCTATCACGCCACCATCGCGTACCATGTTGGCGGGTTGCAGCATCAAGCCACGTTCCAGCAGGTCCAGGCATTCTGTCGGTGTATCCAGATCAGACAAGACCTTGGTCAGCAAACTGGTTTGGTTATCGGCGATACACAAGCTCACATAATTGCGCAGGCCGGGCAGGTTTTGCAGGCCATCTCGGAGTGCAGATAAATCACGAGGTCGCGCAGATTGCAGGGCTATGCGTGTGGTGATGCGCTCTATGTCGGGGATAGCCTTTAAAGTGGTAGCCAGGCCATCAGTGGAGTCTGCCTGTATCAGCGCCTTGATGGCGTGATGACGTGCCCTGGAGACGGCTTGATCGCGCCGTGCATGGTGTAACCAGTGACGCAGCAGACGCGAGCCCATGGCTGTGCGGCAATGATCAAGCAAGGAAAACAGGGTGGGCGATTCTTGGCCACGCAAGGTCTCTGTCAACTCCAGATTGCGACGTGTCGCGGTATCCAGCCCTATGAATTCATGCTCACTCTCAACATTGAGCGTATTGACATGCTTCAGGCCACGGCCTTGCGTGCTTTCAGCATAGCGCAGCAAAGCACCAGCGGCGCCCAGTGCCGCACTCAGGTTTTCTACCCCAAAACCGGTCAATGAGGCAGTGGCCAATTGATCCTGCAAGGCTTTTTGCCCTTGCTTGACATCGAAATGCCAGTCAGGCAATTCAGAGAATTTGCCCGGGAGTTGAGCATAATGCTCATCTAGCAATAGCGTGCCAGCGGACAGCAATACTTCAGCAGGGCTGATGCGTTCAAGTTCCTGTTGCAGGCGTTGTGGCAGGGATTTCTCGTCAGTCGATACTTCCATCAACTTCAGGGCGCCACTGGCCAGCGATAACCATGCCAGACCTATGCTGACGGTTTTTCTTTGTTGCAGCATGCATAGTGACAGCAATGGACGGTCAGATTTCTCAGGCAACAAATCAGTGTCAGTCAGTGTGCCCGGGGTGATCACGCGCATGACTTTTCGCTCTACCGGCCCCTTGCTGGTCGCCGGGTCGCCTATCTGTTCGCAGATTGCCGCTGATTCACCTATCTTGACCAGCTTGGCCAGATAAGGTTCCAGTGAATGGAAGGGCACGCCCGCCATCTTGATCGGTTCGCCGCCAGAACTGCCGCGCTGGGTCAGTGTGATGCCTAACAGACGCGAGACTTTTTCGGCATCACCAAAAAACAGCTCATAAAAATCGCCCATCCGGTAAAACACAAGGGTTTCTGGATAGTCTGCCTTGATGCGCAGATATTGCTGCATCATGGGGGTGTGTTGTGTTTCTTTTGCGGTCATAAGACTTTGATTTTATTCGTTTTGTTTTCTTGTTTTTGCCTGCTGAAGCACTGGAATTTATACCCAGTCAGTTCAAATTTGGTGCGCACCATATCATAGACGATTGCCTTGGTCTACGGTTGTCTAGCTTTATTGTGGATATCAATAACTTACAGGCTGCAGAATTGTCAGGTAAAAGCAAAAACTATCCAGGATATTGTTAAAATCAAAAATCTGATTGTAGCAATATCCTTTTTTGTGTCGAAAGGGCGCTGACCGATGACAAATGAATTTATGTATGGACAAAGCACTGCCCTGATCGTTTTCCTTCTTCTTACCTGTATGCTGATTGCCACCGAGCTTGCATATAGAAATGGCCTGCGCAAACAAATGGTAGCAAATGATGCGGCCAAATCACAGATCAATACCCTGCAGGCTTCTATGCTGGGCTTGCTCGCCTTATTGTTGAGTTTTGCTTTTTCTCTGGCGCTGCAAAGGTTTGATGAGCGCAATCAATCGGTAGTCAATGAAGCGAATGCAATTGGCACCACGTATTTGCGCACCCAGCTGTTACCCTTGAGCGTACGCGAGCATACGCAGACCATGTTGAAGCAGTATATAGACCTGAGAGTAGAAGAAGGGCAGGTCAGTCTCGCAGATGTGGAAAAACGTGATGCCTTAATAAAAAAAACCAGCCAAATCTCGGATCAGTTGTGGGCGCTCGCCATGAAGTCTGTCGAGTTGGATAAGAGTGCCGTGACCACTGGCATGTTTGTACAGTCGTTGAACGATACTATCGATGCATTTGGTAAAAGGGATGCTGGCTTGCAAAGGCATGTGCCTGAGACAGTTGTGTTGCTCTTGTTGATTACCATCATCATGACAGCTGCGACCATAGGTTATGCTTCTGGCCTGACTGGGCAAAGGGCGGTCTTTGCAACTTTGGCTTTGCAGATTTTGATCAGTATGGCGGTATTTTTAACCATAGACCTGGATCGCCCACGACGTGGTTTTATACAAGTGAGCCAGTTGAGTATGCTGAATTTACAGCAGTCAGTACATGCAAAGCAGTAATTGAATTTGTATAAAGTGCAAAGGGCCAAAAAATGGCCCTTTGTGCTTTTAATCCTGCCAGCTAAGGATCAGCCATTACCACGGCTACCAGACCTGCGTGGAGCGGACTGCTTTACCGCCGGTCTTGGGCCTGCTGGGCGAGGTTTGGCTGCCTGTGGCGCAGCTGCCTTACCTGGTGTGCGGGCTGGCTGTCCGCGGCCATTACCTGCAGGACGTTGACCTCTGCCACCTCCGCCACCGCCACGATGATCAAAGCTGCGCAACTGTATGGGTTCAGCCTTGGCATGCGGGTCAGGGATGAAGCCATCAATGATTTCTTGTGGTATCTGACGCTTGATGAGTTTTTCTATGTCAGCCAGCAATTTGAATTCATCAACGCAGACCAGGGAAACTGCTTCGCCAGTAGCGCCAGCGCGGCCAGTGCGGCCTATGCGATGCACATAATCTTCTGGCACATTCGGCAAATCATAATTGACGACGTGAGGCAACTGGTCAATGTCGATACCACGGGCAGCGATGTCGGTCGCGACCAGTACGGTCAGGCTGCCATCCTTGAATTCGGCCAGAGCCTTGGTGCGCGCAGACTGGCTCTTGTTACCGTGGATGGCCATGGCGGCAATGCCATCTTTGCCCAATTGCTCTACCAGCTTGTTGGCACCATGTTTGGTGCGGGTGAACACCAGTACTTGTGACCATTGATGGGTCTTGATCAGGTGTGCCAGCATAGGGTGTTTTTTATCGCGATCGACCGGGTGCACTTTTTGTGCGATGACTTCAACCGTGGAATTGCGACGCGCGACTTCTATCATCGCCGGGTTATCCAGCAAGCGGTCTGCCAGTGCCTTGATGTCGTCGGAGAAAGTGGCAGAGAACAGCAAATTCTGCCGCTTGGCAGGCAAGATCGCCAATACTTTTTTGATGTCATGGATAAAGCCCATGTCCAGCATGCGGTCTGCTTCATCCAAGACCAAAATCTCGATATTGCGCAGGTCTATCGTGCCTTGCTGGTGATGATCAAGCAGGCGGCCTGGCGTTGCCACCAATATATCGACCCCTTGCTTTAACAATTTGATTTGCGGGTTAATGCCAACACCACCAAAAATCACGCCGGAATTCAGTGGTACATATTTGCCGTAGGTATTGACGCTTTCTTCTACCTGGGCTGCCAGTTCGCGGGTTGGTGTCAGTACCAGGGCGCGGATAGGGCGTCTGCTGGTTTTGTCTTTTGGGGCATTGGCTGAGGTAGACAGGCGCTGCAATATAGGCAGGGTAAAACCCGCTGTTTTGCCAGTACCGGTTTGCGCGCCAGCCAGCAAGTCGCCGCCTTTGATGACAGCGGGAATTGCCTGCTGTTGTATCGGGGTTGGGGAGGTATAGCCTTGTTCGCTGACTGCGCGGACAATGTTCTCGGATAAGCCGAGTTCGTTGAATGATGCCATGTGGTTTTACTGTGTTTCTTTATGACCGGACTGGTTTTCATCAGTCCGGAGAGAGGGGCGTCCCGCTAAATGCCAGCGGGACGTGAGAAATTACTTTTTAGCTGAAAACGCTTGCAATGCATTGACCATCTGGGCAAATACTTTCGGTGTGCCAGCTAATACATCACCTTTGTGCAGATAGTCGGAATCACCAGAGAAGTTGCCGACGATACCGCCAGCTTCGGTGATGATGAGTGAGCCTGCAGCGATATCCCAGGGTGCCAGACCTTTTTCAAAGAAGCCATCAAGACGGCCGGTTGCGACATAAGCCAGGTCAAGCGCGGCAGAACCTGGTCTTCTCAGACCCTGGCATTTGCTGGTCATGACTTTGAACATGGCCAGGTATTCATCGAGGCCCGACAAGTCGCGGGATGGGAAGCCTGTACCTATCAATGCATCAGCCAGTTTGTCGCAACGGGTAACGCGGATACGTTTATCATTGAGGAAAGCGCCGGCACCTTTGCTGGCCGTGAACATTTCATTGCGCGTAGGGTCGTAAATAACGGCTTGTGTAATCACGCCGCGTTGTTGGAGCGCGATAGAAACGCAATATTGTGGGAAGCCGTGGATGAAGTTGGTCGTGCCATCGAGTGGATCAATGATCCAGACATTATCATTTTCGTCGTGCAAATTAGCGGATGCACCTGATTCTTCTGCCAGGATGGCATGGTCAGGGTAGGCAGAAGTCAGCACCTCAATGATGGCAGCTTCAGCAGCCTGATCGACTTCAGTCACGAAATCATTGAATTGTTTCTCTGTGACCTGGACACGGTCGAGGTCAAAAGATGCGCGATTGATAATAGTCGCGCCACGACGAGCGGCTTTAACTGCCGTATTCAGCATTGGGTGCATAAGGTTTCCGATAAAATGGCAGCATGCAAGCGACTATCCCTCAAAAAAGAGCAAGGATGTCATCAAGATGCTAGACAAAAATGATAAAGAGCGTGCGTAATTCTTGTCCGACTGCCATCCGTCTGATCAATAAGACGTACAACAAGACGCACAACCGAATAAAAATTAACGCGGGATACCGCTATTTTAAATGAACTTGCCCAAAACTGACACATCTCTTTTTCAACGCCTGTGCTTTATCCTGGTTGAAACCAGTCATCCGGGCAATATAGGTTCGGCTGCGAGAGCCATTAAAACCATGGGGTTTAGTGAGTTGATCCTGGTAAAGCCACGCTTTGCCGATGCCCTGCAACATCCTGAAGCGATAGCCCTTGCCAGCGGTGCGCAAGACATACTGGACAGTGCCCGTATCGTCGAACATATTGATGAGGCTCTGGATGGGTGTGAATATGTGGCCGCCGTCAGTGCCAGATTGCGGGAATTTTCCCCGCCTATCCTTAGTCCAAGAGTATTCGCTGAATCCATGGTGCAAAGCCAGCACGCCAAAATCGGGCTGATATTTGGTAACGAGCGATTTGGTTTACCTAACGAGATCGTCATGAATTGCCATGCCCTCATCAATATTCCCGCCAATCCGGCCTATTCTTCATTGAATCTGGCGCAAGCAATACAACTGCTATCTTATGAATGCCGCATGGCTGCTGATACCGGTGTGCCAGTTGCCGGTAATGTCGGTTTTCAGGGGCAATTGGCAACCGTGAATGAAATAGATGGAATGTATACGCATCTGGAGCAGGCACTTGTCGCGATAGAGTTTTTGAACCCGGATAAGCCCAAGAAGTTGATGCCACGCCTGAAACGTATGTTGTCACGTACGCAATTGGAAGTTGAAGAGGTGAATATCTTGCGTGGAATTGCAAATAAAATATTGGATGTCAGCAAAAAACAGGCAATGCCTGAAAAATAATAAAATTTCTGCTTCAATACTTTAATTAATAAGATGTAAATCAAGCTTGAATAAGACATAAATAATTTGTTTTTTTATTTTTTGTGTCTTTTTGGCAAATTAAATTGTACATTCCATCATCAATATTACAATGATGTTGACTCGTAGTTTTCCTTCAAATATGTCGAAAATGCATTAAGTATTCACCTTGCGCCATCTGAAGTGATCGGGAATCAGTGTTGTTGCAATTGATAAATATGTTGAAATCAACAAACATTGT
It encodes the following:
- the mutS gene encoding DNA mismatch repair protein MutS; translated protein: MTAKETQHTPMMQQYLRIKADYPETLVFYRMGDFYELFFGDAEKVSRLLGITLTQRGSSGGEPIKMAGVPFHSLEPYLAKLVKIGESAAICEQIGDPATSKGPVERKVMRVITPGTLTDTDLLPEKSDRPLLSLCMLQQRKTVSIGLAWLSLASGALKLMEVSTDEKSLPQRLQQELERISPAEVLLSAGTLLLDEHYAQLPGKFSELPDWHFDVKQGQKALQDQLATASLTGFGVENLSAALGAAGALLRYAESTQGRGLKHVNTLNVESEHEFIGLDTATRRNLELTETLRGQESPTLFSLLDHCRTAMGSRLLRHWLHHARRDQAVSRARHHAIKALIQADSTDGLATTLKAIPDIERITTRIALQSARPRDLSALRDGLQNLPGLRNYVSLCIADNQTSLLTKVLSDLDTPTECLDLLERGLMLQPANMVRDGGVIAAGFDAELDELRALSENAGQFLIDLEVSERERTGIANLRVEYNRVHGFYIEVTNGQSDKVPDNYRRRQTLKNAERYITPELKAFEDKALSAQERALVREKMLYERLLQDLLPQVPLLQRVANAIAQLDTLVSLAEHATKNNWCAPQLVDEPTLHIVQGRHPVVENQIERFIANDCDFSAERKLLLITGPNMGGKSTFMRQVALITLLAYVGSYVPATEVTIGPIDRIFTRIGAADDLAGGRSTFMVEMTESAAILNGATDHSLVLMDEVGRGTSTFDGLALAWAIAKHLIQVSKSYTLFATHYFELTQLPEVHPSAENVHLSAVEHKENIVFLHAVQAGPASQSYGLQVAQLAGIPQPVIRSARKHLADLEAQSLQSTPQFDLFSSPVGAPEVEVVESAPVNTELMDTLDTIDPDSMTPREALAALYELKSLANKV
- a CDS encoding DEAD/DEAH box helicase codes for the protein MASFNELGLSENIVRAVSEQGYTSPTPIQQQAIPAVIKGGDLLAGAQTGTGKTAGFTLPILQRLSTSANAPKDKTSRRPIRALVLTPTRELAAQVEESVNTYGKYVPLNSGVIFGGVGINPQIKLLKQGVDILVATPGRLLDHHQQGTIDLRNIEILVLDEADRMLDMGFIHDIKKVLAILPAKRQNLLFSATFSDDIKALADRLLDNPAMIEVARRNSTVEVIAQKVHPVDRDKKHPMLAHLIKTHQWSQVLVFTRTKHGANKLVEQLGKDGIAAMAIHGNKSQSARTKALAEFKDGSLTVLVATDIAARGIDIDQLPHVVNYDLPNVPEDYVHRIGRTGRAGATGEAVSLVCVDEFKLLADIEKLIKRQIPQEIIDGFIPDPHAKAEPIQLRSFDHRGGGGGGRGQRPAGNGRGQPARTPGKAAAPQAAKPRPAGPRPAVKQSAPRRSGSRGNG
- a CDS encoding inositol monophosphatase family protein, translated to MLNTAVKAARRGATIINRASFDLDRVQVTEKQFNDFVTEVDQAAEAAIIEVLTSAYPDHAILAEESGASANLHDENDNVWIIDPLDGTTNFIHGFPQYCVSIALQQRGVITQAVIYDPTRNEMFTASKGAGAFLNDKRIRVTRCDKLADALIGTGFPSRDLSGLDEYLAMFKVMTSKCQGLRRPGSAALDLAYVATGRLDGFFEKGLAPWDIAAGSLIITEAGGIVGNFSGDSDYLHKGDVLAGTPKVFAQMVNALQAFSAKK
- a CDS encoding RNA methyltransferase; this encodes MNLPKTDTSLFQRLCFILVETSHPGNIGSAARAIKTMGFSELILVKPRFADALQHPEAIALASGAQDILDSARIVEHIDEALDGCEYVAAVSARLREFSPPILSPRVFAESMVQSQHAKIGLIFGNERFGLPNEIVMNCHALINIPANPAYSSLNLAQAIQLLSYECRMAADTGVPVAGNVGFQGQLATVNEIDGMYTHLEQALVAIEFLNPDKPKKLMPRLKRMLSRTQLEVEEVNILRGIANKILDVSKKQAMPEK